tcaagtttttggGTACTTACCCTTTTGTCTGGTACTTGAAATTCGCGAAGATTTTGATGCATCTGATCTTGATTGATTTTGGGGGTTTATTGGAATCAGCTCGAGCTctttattgattttgttttgggttttggtCGAGTAATTTCAGCTATGAATTGGGGAATTTAGGATTTTTCTGGGTGGACTAAGTCGATTAGCTAGCGATGTCTGTTAACAATAATAACCCGCCCAAGAGCATGGGGGCCTCTTCGTCACCTTTTGGCAATGCCGGTATGCCCACAAACCCTGCGTTTGCGCAATCACAAGCCCAGATTGCGGCTGGCTTTCAGAGTCAGTTTCAGCTGTCCCAAGCGCAGGCTATGGCCCAGGCTCAGTCGAAAGCTCAAGCGGCCCACGCCCAAGCTCAAGCGGCTCATGCTCAAGCACAAGCACAAGTCGCGCACGCGCACTTCCAGGCTCAGTTACAAGCTCAAGGGCTTTCGCTCAACCAGAGCCATACAGCGGGCATTGGTAATTTGGGGGCATCATCACCCTCCATGTCTACACCCGGTAATCTAAGTGCTAAGCGGATGCCGCCAAAAACTCCGATCCGCCCTCTTGGCGTTTCCCCTACCAACATGGTATCCCCCTTGAAAACAATGGAACTGTCATCTGCGGCGCGGAGAAAGAAACAGAAGCTTCCCGAGAAGCAGCTTCAAGATAAAGTGGCAGCGATTCTTCCTGAGTCTGCTCTGTACACCCAGCTTCTTGAGTTTGAGGCCCGCGTTGATGCTGCTCTGGTAAGAAAGAAAGTTGACATTCAAGAGGCTCTTAAAAATCCTACCCATGTGCAGAAAACCCTCCGTATTTATGTTTTCAACACTCATGCAAACCAGATTCGCACCATTCCAAAGAAGCCAAATGCTGAGCCCCCTACCTGGACGCTTAAGATAGTTGGAAGGATTTTGGAAGATGGGGTGGATCCGGATCAGCCTGGAGTGGTCCAAAAGTCGAACCCTTCATACCCAAAGTTCTCATCTTTTTTCAAGAGAGTAACCATTTCGTTGGACCAGAGACTATATCCTGACAATCATATCATTATGTGGGAGAATGCTCGATCGCCCGCCCCTCACGAGGGTTTTGAGGTGAAGAGGCAAGGGGATAAAGAATTTACTGTGAATATTCGGTTGGAAATGAAGTACGAGCCTGAGAAATTCAAGCTTTCACCAGCTTTGATGGAAGTTCTTGGTATTGAAGTTGATACCCGCCCAAGAATTATAGCTGCAATCTGGCATTATGTAAAGGCTAGGAAATTGCAGAATCCAGGTGACCCATCTTTCTTTAATTGCGATCCACCTCTTCAAAGAGTTTTTGGGGAAGAAAGGATGAAATTCACTATGGTTTCTCAGAAGATATCACAGCATTTGTTCCCTCCACAACCTATACATCTGGAGCATAAGATCAAGCTTTTGGGGAATACCCCTGCTGGAACTGCATGTTATGATGTGTTGGTTGATGTGCCCATTCCTATTCTGAGGGAATTGTATGCTCTTTTGGCCAACGCAGAGAAGAACAAAGAAGTTGACACCTGTGATGAAGCAATATGTACTGCTATAAGAAAAATTCATGAGCACCGTCGGAGACGGTCATTCTTCCTTGGTTTCAGTCAATCACCTGTGGAATTCATCGATGCATTAATCGAATCACAAAGCAGGGATTTGAAGATTGTAGCTGGAGAAGCAAGTCGTAGTGCCGAAAAAGAGCGCCATTCAGAATTCTTCAACCAACCATGGTAAGCTCACCCAAATTGAATTTTTGCTTCTGTCAGATGGATGCAATACTCGTGTCAACCCCGAGGAATGTTGGAACTGAGTAGTAACTGACGTTGCCTCGCTGATGTGAGGGATGATATGTGCTATCTTTCCGATGCTATGTTCAAATTACAGTTCTAGTGTATATAGTACAAGTTTACTCAATATTATTTTAGCTTTAATCCAATAATCACACGCTCTCATCTCCGTATATGTGAATCTGTGATTAAGTGTCAAGTGTCAGTTATTTTCTGTGATAATTTTGTTCATCTTAGGTGAGATTGCACTCATTTtttacttgtttgttaatgCTTACAGGGTTGAGGATGCAGTTATCCGGTATTTGAATCGCAAGCCAGTAGCAGGAAGCGACGTTCCTGGAAGCACATGAGGAGGAGATTGCATAGTTGTTGACAGACCCTGTGTTTATCATTCTTTTTGCTCGACAGCCAAAGATCGCTTTGACTTATATTACAGAAGTACCACATATATAATTTGCTCTATTGTTGGTTGGAGCTTGCTTACGAAAATAGACTATTCTCCGTAGCTTGTTTTGCACTAATTATCCGTGTACCTGTGCTGCTGATTAGGCTTGATGaacagatataaatttagaa
This is a stretch of genomic DNA from Carya illinoinensis cultivar Pawnee chromosome 3, C.illinoinensisPawnee_v1, whole genome shotgun sequence. It encodes these proteins:
- the LOC122302740 gene encoding SWI/SNF complex component SNF12 homolog, whose protein sequence is MSVNNNNPPKSMGASSSPFGNAGMPTNPAFAQSQAQIAAGFQSQFQLSQAQAMAQAQSKAQAAHAQAQAAHAQAQAQVAHAHFQAQLQAQGLSLNQSHTAGIGNLGASSPSMSTPGNLSAKRMPPKTPIRPLGVSPTNMVSPLKTMELSSAARRKKQKLPEKQLQDKVAAILPESALYTQLLEFEARVDAALVRKKVDIQEALKNPTHVQKTLRIYVFNTHANQIRTIPKKPNAEPPTWTLKIVGRILEDGVDPDQPGVVQKSNPSYPKFSSFFKRVTISLDQRLYPDNHIIMWENARSPAPHEGFEVKRQGDKEFTVNIRLEMKYEPEKFKLSPALMEVLGIEVDTRPRIIAAIWHYVKARKLQNPGDPSFFNCDPPLQRVFGEERMKFTMVSQKISQHLFPPQPIHLEHKIKLLGNTPAGTACYDVLVDVPIPILRELYALLANAEKNKEVDTCDEAICTAIRKIHEHRRRRSFFLGFSQSPVEFIDALIESQSRDLKIVAGEASRSAEKERHSEFFNQPWVEDAVIRYLNRKPVAGSDVPGST